One window from the genome of Pieris napi chromosome 12, ilPieNapi1.2, whole genome shotgun sequence encodes:
- the LOC125054675 gene encoding RWD domain-containing protein 4 produces MSDDAEQQAEEVDVLKSIYEGDENFKQLNDKTYQYKYRDEEKSFIVEICWGPTYPTEKPRINLEIFYNQHLNSSVKENILKILDAEAEQWLGCAMTYTLFECLREKVPEILADQVEEVVAVRLEKVAITEQLESKKPEKKEQLSKSQKRRAWDKAEMGKGGEKPRGWDWVDIVKHLSQAPHVQPS; encoded by the exons ATGTCTGATGATGCCGAGCAACAGGCCGAAGAAGTTGATGTTTTAAAATCCATTTACGAAGGAGACGAGAACTTCAAACAATTAAATGACAAGACTTATCAGTATAAG tatagAGATGAAGAGAAATCATTCATAGTAGAGATATGTTGGGGTCCTACATATCCTACAGAAAAACCTAGGATcaatttagaaatattctacaATCAACACTT AAATTCATCTgtgaaagaaaatattctGAAGATTCTTGATGCCGAAGCAGAGCAGTGGCTTGGTTGTGCTAtgacatatacattatttgaGTGCCTTAGAGAGAAAGTGCCTGAGATTCTTGCTGATCAAGTAGAGGAAGTGGTTGCAGTGCGATTAGAGAAGGTGGCAATTACAGAACAG ttGGAATCCAAGAAGCCAGAAAAGAAAGAACAGCTCAGCAAATCACAAAAGAGAAGAGCATGGGATAAAGCAGAAATGGGTAAAGGTGGCGAGAAGCCAAGGGGTTGGGATTGGGTTGATATTGTCAAGCACCTGTCACAAGCGCCACATGTTCAGCCATCTTGA
- the LOC125054674 gene encoding serine/threonine-protein kinase Aurora-2 has translation MNSKENRPPISGSATSTPKLPGPCDGFKIPAAPASRPLLNSVQLQNVTDVASTSEPKKDGKKLWAITDFDLGRPLGKGKFGSVYLAREKLSHYVVALKVLFKSQILSSDIEHQVRREVEIQCRLRHPNILRMYGYFHDEKRIYLILEYAKHGALYRLLRLLKKFDEKTAAIYIRDLTKALIYCHQKKVIHRDLKPENLLIGHNWELKIADFGWSVHSPSSRRMTLCGTLDYLSPEMVDSKPHSYAVDIWSLGVLCYELLVGLPPFESTDHSLTYKKIRHVIIKYPDYVSGLARDLIGKLLVIKPEDRLPLAKVLKHPWIVQNAPEGIKPPAFDIVEQK, from the coding sequence atgaatTCTAAAGAAAATAGGCCCCCGATATCAGGATCTGCAACAAGCACACCTAAACTTCCTGGACCATGTGATGGTTTTAAGATACCGGCAGCACCAGCTAGTCGACCGTTGCTGAATAGTGTTCAACTACAAAATGTTACGGATGTAGCAAGTACGTCTGAACCTAAAAAGGATGGAAAAAAGCTTTGGGCTATTACTGACTTTGATCTTGGACGGCCACTCGGAAAAGGTAAATTTGGAAGTGTTTATTTGGCAAGGGAAAAATTATCACATTACGTAGTGGCCCTTAAGGTTTTGTTCAAAAGCCAAATTCTCTCTTCTGACATCGAGCACCAAGTGCGGCGTGAAGTTGAAATTCAATGTCGACTCCGTCATCCTAACATTCTTCGCATGTATGGATACTTCCATGATGAAAAGCGCATTTATCTTATATTGGAATATGCTAAACACGGTGCTCTTTATAGACTATTAAGACTTCTCAAGAAATTTGATGAAAAGACTGCTGCCATCTATATAAGAGATTTGACTAAAGCCCTAATTTATTGCCACCAGAAAAAAGTTATTCATAGAGATCTTAAACcagaaaatttattgattGGTCACAATTGGGAGTTGAAAATAGCAGATTTTGGCTGGTCTGTTCACTCACCTTCATCTAGACGCATGACCCTTTGTGGTACATTAGATTATCTATCTCCTGAAATGGTTGATTCTAAGCCACATAGTTACGCAGTTGATATATGGAGTCTTGGAGTACTTTGCTATGAATTATTAGTAGGACTTCCCCCATTTGAATCTACCGATCACAGtctaacttataaaaaaattagacatgtaattattaagtatCCTGATTATGTGTCAGGATTAGCAAGAGATTTAATAGGAAAATTACTTGTTATTAAGCCTGAGGACAGGCTACCACTAGCTAAAGTTTTGAAACACCCTTGGATTGTTCAAAATGCCCCAGAAGGTATAAAACCACCTGCTTTTGATATTGTAGAACAGAAATAG